The following are from one region of the Corylus avellana chromosome ca1, CavTom2PMs-1.0 genome:
- the LOC132168069 gene encoding ethylene-responsive transcription factor ERF086, giving the protein MSTSKTLDKPYKGYEAGGMVQAGFALIQRNTSPSQPGERRGRRKQAEPGRFLGVRRRPWGRYAAEIRDPTTKERHWLGTFDTAQEAALAYDGAALSMKGTQARTNFIYSDNTAFHSLLTPFDHVQALLPSSQFLTATTQTKEPTNQNTPFKPNTLCAETSYGTADDHDNSFFLSDDYNSGYLGCIVPDNCLRPPPNPTTATKSRCSSSFSDSDDHHPNHSSSMNTAISMEIQSHCDSNTLPFDAANVPATPSTYPGDFPCLDELNNHGFWDIDQQQPWGSDSGELSAMINNPLMVEDGCMGALYPIIENPSYGIMPQATSSTPCFPSVSPYYGDVVHDMGSSIF; this is encoded by the coding sequence ATGTCAACCTCCAAAACCTTGGATAAACCCTACAAAGGATATGAGGCTGGTGGCATGGTTCAAGCAGGTTTTGCACTAATCCAGCGCAACACATCCCCATCTCAACCTGGTGAGAGGAGAGGCCGGAGAAAGCAGGCGGAGCCGGGGAGATTTCTCGGGGTGAGGCGGCGGCCGTGGGGCCGATATGCTGCTGAAATCAGAGACCCTACAACAAAAGAGAGGCACTGGCTTGGCACATTTGACACTGCTCAGGAAGCAGCTCTTGCTTATGACGGGGCTGCCCTGTCCATGAAAGGCACCCAAGCAAGAACAAACTTTATATACTCTGACAACACTGCCTTCCACTCTCTTCTCACTCCATTTGATCATGTTCAAGCCTTGTTACCTTCATCACAGTTCCTCACTGCTACAACTCAGACAAAAGAACCCACCAATCAGAATACTCCATTTAAGCCTAACACATTGTGTGCAGAAACTTCATATGGGACAGCAGATGACCATGACAATAGTTTCTTCCTCTCTGATGATTATAACTCAGGCTACTTGGGATGCATTGTGCCTGATAACTGCTTGAGACCTCCTCCTAATCCCACTACTGCTACAAAATCCAGATGCAGCAGCAGCTTCAGTGATTCAGATGATCATCATCCAAAtcactcttcctccatgaaCACAGCAATATCCATGGAAATTCAATCACATTGTGACAGCAATACTCTCCCTTTCGACGCTGCAAATGTGCCGGCAACACCGTCGACTTACCCCGGAGATTTTCCTTGCTTGGATGAACTCAACAACCATGGATTTTGGGATATTGATCAGCAGCAGCCATGGGGGTCGGATTCCGGCGAACTCTCAGCAATGATCAACAACCCGTTGATGGTGGAAGATGGGTGCATGGGAGCTTTGTATCCAATTATTGAGAATCCTAGCTACGGGATAATGCCTCAGGCCACTTCTTCAACCCCTTGCTTTCCATCAGTTTCTC